From Kineosporia succinea, the proteins below share one genomic window:
- a CDS encoding Eco57I restriction-modification methylase domain-containing protein has product MTTLGGRKARGAFFTPAPIARYVTRWALRGPGGRVLEPSSGEAAFLLAAAELGGDEWLLDGVELHPASARSARETLEATGVRASVTTADFFTLPPTGDYDAVIGNPPYVRYHDFTGADRDRAQAAARQAGVRLSGLSSSWAAFTVHAARFLRPGGRLGLVLPAELLSVNYAAPVRQYLLENFARVRLVAFTERVFPGVAAEILLVLADGFREPGGHLETLQVRNTADLDDLEAPFQPFTVSSPGDKWTPALIPAEPLRLFDRLLQGLFTTLDAWGRVSLGIVTGNNGYFALSTDQAAARGLGPADLLPLSPPGSSHLRGLDFSLPDREALGDDGAAVWLFRPGLRRSPAAVAYVRDGEDMGVDEAYKCRIRTPWWQVRLVPPPDLLLTYMNADAPRLVTNSARAHHLNSVHGVHLSDPSAAPLLSLAALGSVTLLGAETVGRSYGGGLLKLEPSEAKQLPLPSPAVLWAAAPALDEIRPAVATALSRYRLAEAVRLVDDVLLNGTLGLAPDEVEQLRAAHAHLQSRRRDRARTRL; this is encoded by the coding sequence ATGACGACCCTGGGCGGCCGGAAGGCCCGCGGCGCCTTCTTCACGCCCGCCCCGATCGCCCGGTACGTCACCCGGTGGGCGCTGCGCGGTCCCGGTGGCCGCGTGCTCGAGCCCAGTTCCGGGGAGGCCGCCTTCCTGCTCGCGGCCGCCGAGCTGGGCGGAGACGAATGGCTTCTGGACGGGGTGGAGCTTCATCCCGCATCGGCCCGGTCCGCTCGGGAGACGCTGGAGGCGACGGGTGTGCGCGCGAGCGTCACCACGGCCGACTTCTTCACCCTGCCGCCGACCGGCGACTACGACGCGGTGATCGGGAACCCGCCCTACGTGCGCTATCACGACTTCACCGGGGCCGACCGGGACCGCGCGCAGGCCGCCGCCCGGCAGGCCGGGGTGCGGCTGAGCGGACTCTCGTCGTCGTGGGCGGCGTTCACCGTGCACGCGGCGCGCTTCCTGAGGCCCGGCGGACGGCTCGGGCTGGTGCTGCCGGCCGAGCTGCTGAGTGTGAACTACGCGGCGCCGGTGCGGCAGTACCTGCTCGAGAACTTCGCGCGGGTGCGGCTGGTGGCCTTCACCGAGCGGGTGTTCCCGGGGGTGGCGGCCGAGATCCTGTTGGTGCTGGCTGACGGATTCCGGGAGCCGGGCGGGCATCTGGAGACGCTGCAGGTGCGGAACACCGCCGACCTCGACGACCTGGAGGCCCCGTTCCAGCCGTTCACCGTGTCCTCCCCCGGCGACAAGTGGACTCCCGCGCTGATCCCGGCCGAGCCCCTGCGCCTCTTCGACCGGCTGCTCCAGGGCCTGTTCACCACCCTCGACGCGTGGGGACGCGTCTCCCTCGGCATCGTGACCGGCAACAACGGCTACTTCGCGCTGAGCACCGACCAGGCTGCCGCGCGCGGTCTGGGCCCGGCCGACCTGCTGCCGCTCTCCCCGCCGGGCAGTTCACACCTGCGCGGACTCGACTTCTCGCTGCCCGACCGGGAGGCCCTGGGCGACGACGGGGCCGCGGTCTGGCTGTTTCGGCCCGGTCTGCGACGCAGCCCGGCCGCCGTCGCCTACGTGCGGGACGGCGAGGACATGGGAGTGGACGAGGCGTACAAGTGCCGCATCCGCACGCCCTGGTGGCAGGTGCGCCTGGTGCCGCCACCCGACCTGCTGCTCACCTACATGAACGCCGACGCGCCCCGCCTGGTCACCAACTCGGCCCGGGCTCACCATCTGAATTCGGTTCACGGGGTGCATCTTTCCGACCCGTCGGCGGCGCCGCTGCTGTCGCTGGCGGCCCTCGGGTCGGTCACCCTGCTCGGCGCCGAGACGGTCGGAAGATCTTACGGTGGAGGCCTTCTCAAGCTGGAGCCGAGCGAGGCCAAGCAGCTGCCCCTGCCCTCACCGGCCGTGCTGTGGGCCGCGGCGCCGGCCCTGGACGAGATCCGCCCGGCCGTGGCCACCGCACTGAGCCGCTACCGGCTGGCCGAGGCGGTGCGACTGGTGGACGACGTGCTGCTCAACGGCACACTCGGGCTCGCCCCGGACGAGGTGGAACAGTTGCGCGCCGCCCACGCCCACCTGCAGTCGCGACGGCGGGATCGGGCCCGGACGCGCTTGTGA
- a CDS encoding cell division protein CrgA: MPESKARNKGGYEAPRAKAAAQKPNGRFFAPTMVTFLLIGLAWIVTYYLTQGKYPVPNIDDWNLVIGIGIALIGFGMLTRWR; this comes from the coding sequence ATGCCCGAGTCCAAGGCCAGGAACAAGGGTGGGTACGAAGCCCCCCGCGCCAAGGCAGCCGCCCAGAAGCCGAACGGCCGCTTCTTCGCCCCCACCATGGTCACGTTCCTGCTGATCGGCCTGGCCTGGATCGTGACGTACTACCTCACCCAGGGTAAATACCCGGTGCCGAACATCGACGACTGGAACCTGGTGATCGGCATCGGTATCGCGCTGATCGGTTTCGGCATGCTCACCCGCTGGCGCTGA
- a CDS encoding DUF881 domain-containing protein, whose amino-acid sequence MATASDDPVENGHVRIPLGGTATPVARAPRHTRSGTFGVAAVLVAAGLLFTTSAHTSHGTQLRSQRADLAGLVEAENERVQESSQRVAELNEEVRADSAQAATADRTIRDLEDGSADVEAAAGLVAVTGPALTITLDDAPRDSSVPAQAGPNDLVVHQQDVQAVVNALWAGGAEAMMLMDQRVISTSAVRCVGNTLILQGRVYSPPYKISAIGDIDKMRAAVDLSPQIDIYLQYVASLRLGWKVESSTGVNFPAYAGSLSLSHARVAGSATPTTPSRATTTDQTETDQES is encoded by the coding sequence GTGGCCACCGCATCGGACGATCCAGTTGAGAACGGCCACGTCCGGATTCCTCTGGGCGGTACCGCCACGCCCGTCGCCCGGGCGCCCCGCCACACCCGCTCGGGCACGTTCGGCGTCGCCGCGGTGCTGGTCGCGGCCGGTCTGCTGTTCACCACCAGCGCCCACACCTCGCACGGCACCCAGCTGCGCTCGCAGCGCGCCGACCTGGCCGGGTTGGTGGAGGCCGAGAACGAGCGGGTGCAGGAGAGCTCGCAGCGGGTCGCCGAGCTGAACGAGGAGGTCCGGGCCGACAGCGCGCAGGCCGCCACGGCCGACCGCACGATCCGCGACCTGGAAGACGGCTCGGCCGACGTGGAGGCCGCGGCCGGGCTGGTCGCGGTGACCGGGCCGGCGCTGACCATCACGCTCGACGACGCCCCGCGCGACTCCTCGGTGCCCGCCCAGGCCGGTCCGAACGACCTCGTCGTGCACCAGCAAGACGTGCAGGCCGTGGTCAACGCGCTGTGGGCCGGTGGGGCCGAGGCGATGATGCTGATGGACCAGCGGGTGATCTCGACCAGCGCCGTGCGGTGTGTGGGCAACACCCTGATCCTGCAGGGCCGGGTCTACTCCCCGCCGTACAAGATCTCCGCCATCGGCGACATCGACAAGATGCGCGCGGCCGTCGACCTCTCCCCGCAGATCGACATCTACCTGCAGTACGTGGCCTCGCTGCGGCTCGGCTGGAAGGTCGAGAGCTCCACCGGCGTGAACTTCCCGGCCTACGCGGGATCACTCAGCCTCAGTCACGCCCGGGTGGCGGGCTCTGCCACTCCCACCACACCGTCCAGAGCCACCACGACCGATCAGACCGAGACAGACCAGGAGTCATGA
- a CDS encoding aminodeoxychorismate/anthranilate synthase component II codes for MKPVRVLVVDNYDSFVYTIAGYLTQLGAECVVRRNDEVELADADDYDGILLSPGPGAPKDAGVCPEMVLHCAEREQPMIGVCLGHQALGEAFGATVTHASELMHGKTSDVVHEGEGVLEGLPTPFTATRYHSLAVVADTVPAELEVTGRTAGGVVMALQHRTLPLFGVQFHPESVLTQGGHRLFANWLAVCGDEDAVERSAGMAPLVRR; via the coding sequence TTGAAGCCCGTCAGAGTGCTCGTCGTCGACAACTACGACAGCTTCGTCTACACGATCGCCGGTTACCTGACCCAGCTCGGCGCCGAGTGCGTGGTGCGACGCAACGACGAGGTGGAGCTCGCCGACGCCGACGACTACGACGGCATCCTGCTCTCACCGGGTCCGGGTGCGCCCAAGGACGCCGGGGTGTGCCCCGAGATGGTGCTGCACTGCGCCGAGCGGGAGCAGCCGATGATCGGGGTGTGTCTGGGCCACCAGGCACTCGGTGAGGCCTTCGGGGCCACCGTGACGCACGCCAGCGAGCTGATGCACGGCAAGACCAGCGACGTGGTGCACGAGGGCGAGGGAGTCCTCGAAGGGCTGCCCACGCCGTTCACAGCTACGCGCTACCACTCGCTGGCCGTGGTCGCCGACACCGTGCCGGCCGAGCTCGAGGTCACCGGGCGCACGGCCGGGGGCGTGGTGATGGCCCTGCAGCACCGCACGCTGCCGTTGTTCGGCGTGCAGTTCCATCCGGAGAGTGTGCTGACGCAGGGTGGGCACCGGCTGTTCGCGAACTGGCTGGCGGTCTGCGGAGACGAGGACGCGGTGGAACGGTCGGCGGGGATGGCACCGCTCGTACGTCGCTGA
- the pknB gene encoding Stk1 family PASTA domain-containing Ser/Thr kinase gives MEPVNDNVRVLGNRYEIGDLLGRGGMAEVHAGRDARLGRAVAIKLLRTDLARDATFQARFRREAQSAAALNHPSIVAVYDTGEESMVEASGAVVNLPYIVMEIVEGRTLREVLGEGHHLDVDAALEITTGVLAALEYSHRIGIVHRDIKPANVMLTPVGDVKVMDFGIARAMADSSSQMTQTQAVIGTAQYLSPEQARGEQVDTRSDLYSAGCLLYELLTGRPPFTGDSPVSVAYQHVREQPIPPSHVVAGIPESVDRIVLHSLAKGRDERYQTAQDFRADVEAARGGRQIYAPMPAMTGSNATTQFMPAADGTRAMPPVPGAAAQGAAMYGDQATTVGGNPYDPFQQQPDEYSRRSREPEPSNRRPLIIGAAVLVVIVVLGLILNTLGVFGGGDDGNGGTGDPSATSFEVPELVGELQGVAIQKLTAAGLPEENIDIKKQNTENEDEVGKVIKSDPEAGATMENTDKIAITVGKNPNTATVPEVNGKSLSAAKAALEEAGLEFAGTQESSGTSKATSTNVVVASDPKADESVAPNTPVTLYTPSAMVKVPSGIEDMTYSNAKSALQAVGLRVQRVAVEDGTAAEGSILETSAGSGASLPRGTTVSLQVAVTPKAPETPETSEAPSPTPEASNPVSPTPSQASPSPEDTGDGGDEDEDGGILNP, from the coding sequence ATGGAACCGGTGAACGACAACGTGCGGGTGCTCGGCAACCGCTACGAGATCGGCGATCTGCTGGGCCGCGGAGGCATGGCGGAGGTGCACGCCGGCCGTGACGCACGTCTGGGCCGGGCCGTGGCCATCAAGCTGCTGCGCACCGATCTGGCGCGCGACGCGACGTTCCAGGCCCGCTTCCGGCGTGAGGCGCAGTCCGCTGCCGCTCTGAACCACCCCTCCATCGTCGCGGTCTACGACACCGGCGAGGAGTCGATGGTCGAGGCGAGCGGCGCGGTGGTGAACCTGCCGTACATCGTCATGGAGATCGTCGAGGGCCGCACGCTGCGCGAGGTGCTCGGCGAGGGCCACCACCTCGACGTCGACGCCGCCCTGGAGATCACCACCGGTGTGCTCGCGGCTCTGGAGTACAGCCACCGCATCGGCATCGTGCACCGCGACATCAAGCCGGCCAACGTCATGCTGACCCCGGTCGGCGACGTCAAGGTGATGGACTTCGGCATCGCCCGGGCCATGGCCGACTCGTCGTCGCAGATGACGCAGACGCAGGCCGTCATCGGCACCGCGCAGTACCTCTCCCCCGAGCAGGCGCGCGGCGAGCAGGTCGACACCCGCAGCGACCTCTACTCCGCGGGTTGCCTGCTCTACGAACTCCTCACCGGGCGTCCGCCGTTCACCGGCGACTCCCCGGTCTCGGTGGCCTACCAGCACGTCCGCGAGCAGCCGATCCCGCCGAGCCACGTGGTGGCCGGCATCCCGGAGTCGGTCGACCGGATCGTGCTGCACTCGCTGGCCAAGGGCCGCGACGAGCGCTACCAGACGGCTCAGGACTTCCGCGCCGACGTCGAGGCGGCGCGCGGTGGCCGGCAGATCTACGCGCCGATGCCCGCGATGACCGGTTCGAACGCCACCACCCAGTTCATGCCGGCGGCCGACGGCACCCGGGCGATGCCCCCGGTGCCGGGGGCCGCGGCCCAGGGCGCCGCCATGTACGGCGACCAGGCCACCACGGTCGGCGGCAACCCCTACGACCCGTTCCAGCAGCAGCCCGACGAATACAGCCGGCGCTCCCGCGAACCCGAGCCGAGCAACCGGCGTCCGCTCATCATCGGCGCCGCGGTGCTCGTCGTCATCGTGGTGCTCGGCCTGATCCTGAACACGCTGGGCGTGTTCGGCGGCGGTGACGACGGCAACGGCGGGACCGGTGACCCGTCGGCCACCTCGTTCGAGGTGCCCGAGCTCGTCGGTGAACTCCAGGGGGTCGCGATCCAGAAGCTGACCGCGGCGGGCCTGCCCGAAGAGAACATCGACATCAAGAAGCAGAACACCGAGAACGAAGACGAAGTCGGCAAGGTCATCAAGAGCGACCCCGAGGCCGGGGCGACCATGGAGAACACCGACAAGATCGCCATCACCGTGGGCAAGAACCCGAACACCGCCACGGTGCCCGAGGTCAACGGTAAGTCGCTCTCCGCGGCCAAGGCCGCGCTGGAGGAGGCGGGCCTGGAGTTCGCCGGCACCCAGGAGTCGAGCGGTACCAGCAAGGCCACCTCGACCAACGTGGTGGTCGCCAGTGACCCGAAGGCCGACGAGAGTGTCGCGCCGAACACGCCGGTCACGCTCTACACCCCCTCGGCCATGGTCAAAGTGCCCTCGGGTATCGAGGACATGACCTACAGCAACGCCAAGAGCGCTCTGCAGGCCGTCGGGCTGCGGGTGCAGCGCGTCGCTGTCGAAGACGGCACCGCAGCCGAGGGCTCCATTCTGGAGACGTCGGCCGGGTCCGGGGCTTCTCTCCCCCGCGGCACCACGGTGAGTCTGCAGGTGGCGGTGACCCCCAAGGCACCGGAAACTCCCGAGACCTCCGAGGCCCCCTCGCCGACCCCCGAGGCCTCCAACCCGGTCTCGCCCACTCCCTCGCAAGCCAGCCCGAGCCCGGAGGACACGGGTGACGGTGGCGACGAGGACGAGGACGGCGGCATCCTCAACCCGTAG
- a CDS encoding protein kinase domain-containing protein encodes MITSVGQRLGERYVLRERIAVGGMGEVWAAVDEVLNRPVAVKVLRTDLAPDANFQARFRAEARTAAALSHGGIAAVYDYGEALGSAYLVMELVPGDPLSALIADEGALGTERTLSIVSQAARALHAAHRHGVIHRDIKPANLMVTPEMRVKVTDFGIARPRDHEPLTATGQVMGTAHYLAPELARGETASPLSDVYALGVVAYECLTGWRPFEGDNQVAVATAHLQDEPPPLPETIPAPVRQIVMSAMAKNPAKRPQGANALASLMEDARLRGLAGGRPSGELPVPPRDPESWPTSADTQAHGQSGRRNAAIDRADGRPSGPSGSQARPSAWESRSQRREQESQPPADPGSDYGYRRDVSREQPQQGGYRQPEQYFESGGYDDGRGGHDDRYDDPRRPGTGPRAAFAGGEPGYDQGYDQGYEPGYDRQGQPDRQERYDRRDDDPFSSLGSGGDYPSRSSMRGTARSRAGHNRGGQPATGGSSSGRGNRRLSMPLIALIALVVLVAIVFAATRGHAATRSQGTSGLRSDHVSSSMFAGSNASMVTGVGIRG; translated from the coding sequence GTGATCACCAGTGTGGGTCAGAGACTTGGTGAGCGCTACGTGCTGCGTGAGCGCATCGCCGTGGGTGGCATGGGCGAGGTCTGGGCCGCCGTCGACGAGGTGCTGAACCGGCCCGTCGCGGTGAAGGTGCTGCGTACCGACCTGGCGCCGGACGCGAACTTCCAGGCGCGGTTCCGGGCCGAGGCCCGCACTGCGGCGGCACTGAGCCACGGCGGGATCGCCGCGGTGTACGACTACGGCGAGGCGCTCGGCTCGGCCTACCTGGTGATGGAGCTCGTCCCGGGTGACCCGCTGTCGGCGTTGATCGCCGACGAGGGCGCCCTGGGCACCGAGCGCACCCTGTCGATCGTGTCCCAGGCTGCACGCGCGCTGCACGCGGCCCACCGGCACGGCGTGATCCACCGTGACATCAAGCCGGCCAACCTGATGGTGACGCCGGAGATGCGGGTCAAGGTCACCGACTTCGGCATCGCCCGGCCGCGCGACCACGAGCCGCTCACGGCGACCGGCCAGGTCATGGGCACCGCCCACTACCTGGCGCCGGAACTGGCGCGGGGCGAGACCGCCTCGCCGCTGTCCGACGTCTACGCGCTGGGTGTGGTGGCCTACGAATGCCTCACCGGCTGGCGCCCGTTCGAGGGTGACAACCAGGTGGCCGTGGCCACCGCCCACCTGCAGGACGAGCCACCGCCGCTGCCGGAGACCATCCCGGCCCCGGTGCGCCAGATCGTCATGTCGGCGATGGCCAAGAACCCGGCCAAGCGCCCGCAGGGCGCGAACGCCCTCGCCTCGCTGATGGAAGACGCCCGCCTGCGCGGGCTGGCGGGCGGCCGCCCTTCTGGTGAACTCCCGGTCCCGCCGCGTGACCCGGAGTCCTGGCCGACCAGCGCCGACACCCAGGCGCACGGTCAGTCGGGTCGGCGCAACGCGGCGATCGACCGGGCCGACGGGCGGCCCTCGGGTCCGTCCGGTTCGCAGGCCCGGCCCTCGGCCTGGGAGTCGCGCAGCCAGCGCCGGGAGCAGGAGAGTCAGCCCCCCGCCGACCCGGGTTCCGACTACGGCTACCGCCGCGACGTGTCCCGTGAGCAGCCGCAGCAGGGTGGATACCGGCAGCCGGAGCAGTATTTCGAGTCCGGCGGTTACGACGACGGCCGTGGCGGCCACGACGACCGTTACGACGACCCGCGCCGTCCCGGTACCGGCCCGCGAGCGGCCTTCGCCGGCGGTGAGCCTGGATACGACCAGGGTTATGACCAGGGCTACGAACCGGGTTACGACCGGCAGGGCCAGCCGGACCGGCAGGAACGGTACGACCGGCGCGACGACGACCCGTTCTCGTCGCTGGGTTCGGGCGGCGACTACCCGTCGCGCAGCTCGATGCGCGGCACGGCCCGCTCCCGGGCCGGTCACAACCGGGGTGGGCAGCCCGCGACCGGCGGCTCCTCCTCAGGACGGGGCAACCGGCGGCTCTCGATGCCGCTGATCGCCCTTATCGCCCTGGTGGTGCTCGTCGCGATCGTGTTCGCGGCCACCCGGGGCCACGCCGCGACCCGCTCACAGGGCACTTCAGGGTTGCGATCCGATCACGTGTCCTCGTCCATGTTCGCGGGGAGCAACGCGAGCATGGTCACGGGCGTCGGGATCAGGGGATGA